The Thermodesulfobacteriota bacterium genome contains the following window.
GGAGCGCAAACAGCCCCAGGATAACCAGCCAGCCCAGGCAGCCGGGCCCCTGATGGTAGCGGTATTCCATGGCGACGCTCCGCGCCCGGCCGGCGGCCGGAGGATCAAGGAAGGTCAGCTGCCGCCGTTGTCGCTGGCAAACAGGGCGTCCACGAACTCGTGGGCATCGAAGTCCCGCAGATCGGTCATCTTTTCGCCGATGCCGATGAAGCGGATGGGCAGGCCCAGCTCGTGACAGATGTTGACGATGATGCCGCCCTTGGCGGTGCCATCCAGCTTGGTGAGGGCGAGCCCGGTGACGCCCACCGCCTCGTGGAAGAGCCGGGCCTGGGAAACGGCGTTCTGGCCGGTGGTGGCGTCCAGCACCAGGAGGATCTCGTGAGGCGCGCCAGGCAGCTTCTTGTCCATCACCCTTTTGACCTTTTTGAGCTCCTCCATCAAGTTGACCTTGGTGTGCAGGCGGCCGGCGGTGTCGACGATCACCACCTCCTTCTTGCGGGCCAGCGCCGCATCCAGGGCATCGAACACCACCGCCGACGGCGC
Protein-coding sequences here:
- a CDS encoding signal recognition particle-docking protein FtsY, encoding APSAVVFDALDAALARKKEVVIVDTAGRLHTKVNLMEELKKVKRVMDKKLPGAPHEILLVLDATTGQNAVSQARLFHEAVGVTGLALTKLDGTAKGGIIVNICHELGLPIRFIGIGEKMTDLRDFDAHEFVDALFASDNGGS